One stretch of Longimicrobium sp. DNA includes these proteins:
- the gnd gene encoding phosphogluconate dehydrogenase (NAD(+)-dependent, decarboxylating) — MRLGMVGLGKMGGNMVERLLRGGHEVVVFDLDAELTKKIGSAERATPVFSLEEMAGALTGPRVVWVMVPAGAPTEDTLQKLAAHMQPGDVLIDGGNSNFQDSRRRATELAQRGLHFVDAGTSGGIWGLKVGYCLMVGGPAEAVRICEPAFRTLAPEDGYLHVGPSGAGHFVKMVHNGIEYGLLQAYAEGFEIMHASDYPLDLRAIAGLWNHGSVVRSWLLELLELAYGQEGQDLEAIKGWVADSGEGRWTVQTALELNVPAPVITLSLLQRFRSRQDQSYGAQVIAALRNQFGGHAVRSADAGGHAGG; from the coding sequence ATGCGGCTCGGGATGGTCGGGCTGGGGAAGATGGGCGGGAACATGGTCGAGCGCCTGCTGCGCGGCGGCCACGAGGTGGTGGTGTTCGATCTGGATGCCGAGCTGACGAAGAAGATCGGCTCGGCCGAGCGTGCCACCCCCGTGTTCTCGCTGGAGGAGATGGCGGGCGCGCTCACCGGGCCACGAGTCGTCTGGGTGATGGTGCCCGCCGGCGCGCCCACCGAGGACACCCTGCAGAAGCTGGCGGCCCACATGCAGCCCGGCGACGTGCTGATCGACGGCGGCAACTCCAACTTCCAGGACAGCAGGCGCCGCGCGACCGAGCTGGCGCAGCGCGGCCTGCACTTCGTGGACGCCGGGACCAGCGGCGGCATCTGGGGGCTGAAGGTGGGCTACTGCCTGATGGTGGGCGGCCCCGCCGAGGCCGTGCGCATCTGCGAGCCCGCCTTCCGCACGCTGGCGCCCGAGGACGGGTACCTGCATGTGGGCCCCAGCGGGGCGGGGCACTTCGTGAAGATGGTGCACAACGGCATCGAGTACGGGCTTCTGCAGGCGTACGCCGAGGGGTTCGAGATCATGCACGCCAGCGACTATCCGCTGGACCTGCGCGCCATCGCCGGGCTGTGGAACCACGGGAGCGTGGTGCGCAGCTGGCTGCTGGAGCTGCTGGAGCTGGCCTACGGGCAGGAGGGGCAGGACCTGGAAGCCATCAAGGGGTGGGTGGCCGACAGCGGCGAGGGGCGGTGGACGGTGCAGACCGCGCTGGAGCTGAACGTTCCCGCGCCCGTCATCACCCTCTCGCTCCTCCAGCGCTTCCGCTCGCGGCAGGACCAGAGCTACGGCGCGCAGGTGATCGCGGCGCTGCGCAACCAGTTCGGCGGGCACGCCGTGAGGTCGGCGGACGCCGGGGGCCACGCGGGCGGATGA
- the zwf gene encoding glucose-6-phosphate dehydrogenase — protein sequence MSDASPQTEVTMASGAPADTPLRKTMKSGRTPEPQALVIFGATGDLTRRKLMPAVYKLFCDGLLPEHFAVVGFAREAMTEDEFRRRMREALGEFATKPGDEEWARFAPHLAYVGSVFEDPEGFLALRRRLEELDREQGTGGNRLYYLAVPPGVMELVAEQLGRAGLVCDARSDCFSRIIVEKPFGHDLESAQQLNADLHRVFDERQVFRIDHYLGKETTQNILVFRFGNVIWEPVWNRTFVDHVEITVAETVGVEQRAGYYEKAGALRDMVQSHLLQVLALVAMEPPASYDADSIRTEKVKVLRSIRPIRGEDVAHDAVRGQYAASEDGKAVGYRAEPNVDPQSRTETFAALRLWIDNWRWADVPFYVRTGKRLKKKVSEVVVRFRPAPHPILDNVEGDRPAPNALVLKIQPQEGISLFFEAKVPGMRGELRPVSMDFDYSRAFQRESPEAYQRLLLDAMVGDATLFAREDEVVAAWTLITPILEEWARTGEPEAYPAGSWGPACSDRLIGETTRAEDRGREWREP from the coding sequence ATGAGCGACGCATCTCCCCAGACCGAGGTGACGATGGCCTCGGGCGCGCCGGCCGATACGCCGCTGCGCAAGACGATGAAGTCGGGGCGCACGCCGGAGCCGCAGGCGCTGGTCATCTTCGGCGCCACGGGCGACCTGACGCGCCGCAAGCTGATGCCCGCCGTCTACAAGCTCTTCTGCGACGGACTTCTCCCCGAGCACTTCGCGGTGGTCGGCTTCGCGCGCGAGGCGATGACGGAGGACGAGTTCCGCCGGCGCATGCGCGAGGCGCTGGGGGAGTTCGCCACGAAGCCGGGCGACGAGGAGTGGGCGCGCTTCGCCCCGCACTTGGCCTACGTGGGCTCGGTGTTCGAGGACCCGGAAGGCTTCCTGGCGCTCCGCCGCCGGCTGGAGGAGCTGGACCGGGAGCAGGGGACGGGGGGGAACCGGCTGTACTACCTGGCCGTCCCGCCGGGGGTGATGGAGCTGGTGGCCGAGCAGCTGGGGCGCGCGGGGCTGGTGTGCGACGCGCGCTCGGATTGCTTCTCGCGCATCATCGTGGAGAAGCCGTTCGGGCACGACCTGGAGAGCGCGCAGCAGCTGAACGCCGACCTGCACCGCGTGTTCGACGAGCGGCAGGTGTTCCGCATCGACCACTACCTGGGGAAGGAGACCACGCAGAACATCCTGGTCTTCCGCTTCGGGAACGTGATCTGGGAGCCGGTGTGGAACCGCACCTTCGTGGACCACGTGGAGATCACCGTGGCCGAGACGGTGGGGGTGGAGCAGCGGGCGGGCTACTACGAGAAGGCGGGCGCGCTGCGCGACATGGTGCAGAGCCACCTCCTGCAGGTGCTGGCCCTGGTCGCGATGGAGCCGCCGGCCAGCTACGACGCTGACTCGATCCGCACCGAGAAGGTGAAGGTGCTGCGCTCCATCCGCCCCATCCGCGGCGAGGACGTGGCGCACGACGCGGTGCGCGGCCAGTACGCGGCGTCGGAAGACGGGAAGGCGGTGGGCTACCGCGCCGAGCCGAACGTGGACCCCCAATCGCGAACGGAGACCTTCGCGGCGCTGCGGCTGTGGATCGACAACTGGCGCTGGGCCGACGTGCCGTTCTACGTGCGCACGGGAAAGCGGCTGAAGAAGAAGGTGAGCGAGGTGGTGGTCCGCTTCCGCCCCGCCCCGCACCCCATCCTCGACAACGTGGAGGGCGACCGGCCGGCGCCCAACGCGCTGGTGCTGAAGATCCAGCCGCAGGAGGGGATCAGCCTGTTCTTCGAGGCCAAGGTGCCGGGGATGCGGGGCGAGCTGCGCCCGGTGTCGATGGACTTCGACTACAGCCGCGCCTTCCAGCGCGAATCCCCCGAGGCGTACCAGCGCCTGCTGCTGGACGCGATGGTGGGCGATGCCACGCTCTTCGCGCGCGAGGACGAGGTCGTGGCCGCGTGGACGCTCATCACCCCGATCCTGGAGGAGTGGGCTCGCACCGGCGAGCCGGAAGCCTACCCCGCCGGGAGCTGGGGCCCCGCGTGCTCGGACCGGCTGATCGGGGAGACGACGCGGGCCGAGGACCGCGGGCGCGAGTGGCGGGAGCCGTGA
- a CDS encoding GntR family transcriptional regulator: MVFGWRSQGRREPQMQAGHYTFGEDVRLALANAREEAAELRHPQVGTEHILLGLLRDSGCEAVRLLGMVGVNPEKLWRYVRDAAPARPGNAPVRSELPYTAGAKRVLELAVDEARMGDTAEITQRHLLAGVLGEETGIGARALATFGLTPEALRATRPASSPPGMAIHVDDASDKSIYEQIVGQVQEAVATGRAKPGERLPSVRGLADELDVAPGTVARAYAELERLGVVVTDGARGTRIAERSAAVPARIDDLAGLIRPVVVAAYHQGASAADLRAALDRAMSGIYPADSGAAEE, from the coding sequence ATGGTGTTCGGATGGCGGTCGCAGGGGCGGCGCGAGCCACAAATGCAGGCGGGGCACTACACCTTCGGCGAGGACGTGCGCCTGGCGCTGGCCAACGCGCGCGAGGAAGCCGCCGAGCTGCGGCACCCGCAGGTGGGCACCGAGCACATCCTGCTGGGACTGCTGCGCGACTCCGGCTGCGAGGCGGTGCGGCTGCTGGGGATGGTCGGCGTGAACCCGGAGAAGCTGTGGCGCTACGTGCGCGACGCGGCGCCCGCCCGGCCGGGGAACGCGCCGGTGCGCAGCGAGCTTCCCTACACCGCCGGCGCCAAACGCGTGCTGGAACTGGCCGTGGACGAGGCGCGCATGGGCGACACCGCCGAGATCACCCAGCGCCACCTGCTGGCCGGGGTGCTGGGCGAGGAGACGGGGATCGGGGCGCGCGCGCTGGCCACATTCGGCCTCACCCCCGAGGCCCTGCGCGCCACCCGCCCCGCGTCGTCGCCGCCGGGGATGGCGATCCACGTCGACGATGCGTCGGACAAATCGATCTACGAGCAGATCGTGGGGCAGGTGCAGGAGGCGGTGGCCACGGGTCGGGCCAAGCCGGGCGAGCGCCTCCCCTCCGTCCGCGGCCTGGCCGACGAGCTGGACGTGGCCCCGGGAACGGTGGCGCGCGCCTACGCCGAGCTGGAGCGCCTGGGCGTGGTGGTGACCGACGGCGCGCGCGGCACCCGCATCGCCGAGCGCTCCGCCGCCGTCCCCGCGCGCATCGACGACCTGGCGGGGCTCATCCGCCCGGTGGTGGTCGCCGCGTACCACCAGGGCGCCAGCGCCGCCGACCTGCGCGCCGCGCTGGACCGCGCCATGAGCGGCATCTACCCCGCGGACAGCGGCGCGGCGGAAGAGTAG
- a CDS encoding Clp protease N-terminal domain-containing protein: MILDWLRIFRKWLRPAPARANGALDLHAFRRCTPTLARAREIAAGAGRGQVGDAEILLALLEHELIHATLVRTEVDPAAVRAAIGSGMRPGGHDVPLGDLPFGASAHAVLAQAAAEAGERGNDVINPLHLLAGLLRNPRSPACIALASCGCNLERLREFASGPERGPSTRL; this comes from the coding sequence ATGATTCTGGACTGGCTCCGCATCTTCCGCAAATGGCTCCGTCCGGCCCCGGCGCGGGCGAACGGCGCGCTGGATCTGCACGCCTTCCGCCGCTGCACGCCCACGCTCGCCCGGGCGCGCGAGATCGCCGCGGGGGCGGGACGCGGCCAGGTGGGTGACGCGGAGATCCTGCTGGCGCTGCTGGAGCACGAGCTCATCCACGCCACGCTGGTGCGCACCGAGGTCGATCCCGCCGCCGTCCGCGCGGCGATCGGGTCCGGGATGCGGCCCGGCGGGCACGACGTCCCGCTCGGCGACCTTCCCTTCGGCGCATCGGCGCACGCGGTGCTCGCCCAGGCCGCCGCGGAAGCCGGGGAGCGCGGGAACGACGTCATCAATCCCCTGCACCTTCTCGCCGGCCTCCTGCGCAACCCGCGGTCGCCCGCCTGCATCGCGCTGGCGAGCTGCGGCTGCAACCTGGAGCGGCTCCGCGAATTCGCCTCCGGCCCCGAGCGCGGGCCGAGCACGCGGCTCTAA